One genomic window of Dermacentor andersoni chromosome 8, qqDerAnde1_hic_scaffold, whole genome shotgun sequence includes the following:
- the LOC126525640 gene encoding juvenile hormone acid O-methyltransferase-like — protein sequence MEPSFSHSTRRPVNMNVDLSAYAGVESYPSQEDLNAWRRVRFTKASRRHDQHLDIGCGLGNFTRKYLLPYSRPCRRLVAVDSCPRIIEYARERSSHLDLFYDVLDIEKYDDVTQFIDKYGKFDRVYSFMCFHFVKDQSAAYRNVGRLLAEDGECVVVSCVSTELTDIWLQVHETQKWKSFVPNPKDIFSTHFRFNCVTPARQIEEQTMKVVTESGLHCVTCEVYENEWTFPDIDTIIYFFFSIFGSEELVPDAEKDAYRNVWRTILGKKTEQGPEGGRQLKFLISVTHLCHRPQTNIDSSDVA from the exons ATGGAACCTTcattcagccattccaccagaaGACCCGTGAACATGAACGTGGACCTCAGCGCGTACGCGGGCGTCGAGTCATATCCGAGTCAGGAAGACCTCAACGCTTGGAGAAGGGTCCGCTTCACCAAGGCCTCGAGGAGGCACGACCAACATCTCGACATCGGCTGTGGACTCGGCAACTTCACACGCAAATACCTGCTGCCTTACTCGCGTCCTTGCCGAAGGCTGGTGGCCGTGGACAGCTGTCCACGCATCATCGAGTACGCTCGGGAGCGCTCGTCGCATCTCGACCTCTTCTACGACGTGCTCGACATCGAAAAGTACGACGACGTGACGCAGTTTATAGACAAATACGGCAAATTCGACCGCGTCTATTCGTTCATGTGCTTCCACTTCGTCAAAGACCAATCAGCTGCCTACCGGAACGTGGGCCGGCTGTTAGCCGAAGATGGCGAGTGCGTGGTGGTGTCGTGCGTGAGCACCGAACTCACGGACATTTGGCTTCAGGTGCACGAGACTCAGAAGTGGAAGTCATTTGTGCCG AATCCAAAGGACATATTTTCCACACACTTTCGCTTCAACTGCGTGACGCCAGCCAGGCAAATTGAAGAGCAAACAATGAAGGTGGTCACAGAATCTGGATTGCATTGCGTCACATGCGAGGTATACGAAAACGAATGGACCTTCCCCGACATCGACACTATTATTT ATTTCTTCTTCTCCATATTTGGATCAGAAGAGCTGGTCCCAGACGCCGAGAAAGATGCATACCGAAATGTGTGGAGGACAATTCTCGGGAAGAAGACTGAACAGGGGCCTGAAGGCGGCCGTCAGCTGAAATTTCTCATCTCCGTGACTCACTTGTGCCATCGCCCACAAACAAACATCGATTCTTCTGATGTCGCCTAA